One stretch of Suricata suricatta isolate VVHF042 chromosome 13, meerkat_22Aug2017_6uvM2_HiC, whole genome shotgun sequence DNA includes these proteins:
- the SIT1 gene encoding signaling threshold-regulating transmembrane adapter 1 has protein sequence MASSGIGVSAPARANEAPEIPDKVGDWLRGVYRFATDSDSATTSTGDAELWVPSPGRDESKRGLQQLTGHKPDRPLGAGLADSAPTSAVMMSSGNNCTLELLAPGIPSISGAWGLWTLLGAVMLLLLISLAAHLCRWTSGGSRSHPGLGHSGGSLEEVPLYGNLHYLQTGRLSQEPGPDQQDPTPRGPSTAAEEPMCYTSLQLRPSQGRIPSPGTPIKYSEVVLDSEPKPQASGPEPELYASVCAQTRRARASFPDQAYANSQPAPS, from the exons ATGGCTTCCAGTGGGATCGGCGTGAGCGCCCCAGCCAGGGCAAATGAAGCTCCCGAAATTCCGGACAAAGTGGGAGATTGGCTTCGGGGCGTCTACCGCTTCGCCACCGACAG TGACTCTGCCACCACCAGTACTGGAGATGCTGAGCTGTGGGTGCCAAGCCCAGGGAGGGATGAGAGTAAAAGGGGCCTGCAGCAGCTAACAGGTCATAAACCAGACAGACCCCTCGGTGCAGGACTCGCAGACTCAGCTCCCACATCAGCAGTCATGATGAGCAGTGGTAACAATTGCACTTTGGAACTGCTAGCACCCG GAATCCCCTCCATTAGCGGGGCCTGGGGACTGTGGACCCTCTTAGGGGCTGTGATGTTGCTGCTTCTCATCTCACTGGCTGCACATTTGTGCCGATGGACGAGTGGCGGAAGCAGGAGCCATCCAGGACTGGGACA CTCTGGAGGGTCTTTGGAAGAGGTCCCCCTATATGGGAACCTGCATTATCTTCAGACTG GTCGGCTGTCTCAGGAACCGGGGCCAGATCAGCAGGATCCAACACCTAGAGGCCCCAGCACG GCTGCAGAGGAACCGATGTGCTATACCAGCCTGCAGTTGCGGCCTTCTCAGGGCCGTATCCCCAGCCCTGGAACCCCTATTAAGTACTCAGAGGTGGTGCTGGATTCAGAGCCAAAGCCCCAGGCCTCAGGCCCTGAGCCTGAGCTCTACGCCTCAGTGTGTGCCCAAACTCGCAGAGCACGGGCTTCCTTCCCAGACCAGGCTTATGCCAACAGCCAGCCTGCACCCAGCTGA
- the CD72 gene encoding B-cell differentiation antigen CD72 isoform X1: MAEAITYADLRFVKAPLKKSISSRLGQDPEADEDEELTYENVQVPSVSGGPLSLASSGVGNKAGLQSEQPTASWSSVASPAAGKILTGRASCTQYVFLGLLLTCLLLGVAAICLGVRYLQVSQQLQQMNSVLKTTNSSLRQQLHLTITQLGEREEDMLGSRRELALSQEALQEEQRVHQATQEQLQACQSDREKTKQALQSEEVQRTILEQRLSRMQDTMKPLFTCTASDTCCPSGWILNEKSCFYISLTARTWDESQNHCKSLSSDLATFSGYYYSINHPTSIRKILMEISSPGSLWVKSWQHADSKRSYGSYGQGSRCSKVQTSWPMLRQEDCTSRLPCICEMAVFRNPDGEYSLP, translated from the exons ATGGCTGAGGCCATCACCTATGCAGACCTGCGGTTTGTGAAGGCTCCCCTGAAGAAGAGCATCTCCAGCCGGTTAGGACAGG acCCAGAGGCTGATGAAGATGAGGAACTCACCTACGAGAATGTACAAGTGCCTTCAGTCTCAGGTGGGCCCTTGAGCTTGGCCTCTTCTGGAGTAGGGAACAAAGCAG GGCTCCAGTCGGAGCAGCCAACTGCGTCCTGGAGCTCCGTGGCGTCACCAGCTGCCGGGAAGATTCTCACCG GCCGCGCATCCTGCACGCAGTACGTCTTTCTTGGCCTGCTCCTCACCTGCCTGCTGTTAGGGGTGGCCGCCATCTGCCTGGGAGTGCGCT ATCTGCAGGTGTCTCAGCAGCTTCAGCAGATGAACAGTGTTCTGAAAACCACTAACAGCAGCCTGAGGCAGCAGCTCCACCTAACGATAACCCAgctgggggaaagggaagaggataTGCTGGGGTCCAGGAGGGAACTGGCCCTGAGTCAGGAAGCACtacaggaggaacagagagttCACCAAGCCACCCAAGAGCAGTTACAGGCCTGCCAGTCTGACAGGGAGAAGACAAAGCAGGCCTTGCAAAGTGAGGAGGTGCAGAGGACGATCTTGGAGCAGAGGCTGAGCAGGATGCAGGACACAATGAAGCCCTTGTTCACATGCACCGCGTCAG ATACCTGCTGTCCCTCAGGATGGATACTGAACGAGAAGAGTTGCTTTTACATCTCACTCACTGCGAGAACCTGGGATGAGAGCCAAAACCACTGTAAATCTTTGTCCTCTGACCTGGCCACATTCAGTGGCTATTATTATTCA ATTAATCATCCCACCAGCATAAGGAAGATATTGATGGAAATTAGTTCACCTGGTTCACTTTGGGTTAAGTCATGGCAGCATGCTGATAGTAAAAGATCTTATGG GTCTTATGGTCAAGGCTCAAGATGTTCCAAGGTACAAACCAGTTGGCCAATGCTGCGGCAGGAGGACTGCACTTCTCGTCTTCCCTGCATCTGTGAGATGGCAGTTTTCAGGAATCCAGATGGGGAGTACTCTTTGCCCTGA
- the CD72 gene encoding B-cell differentiation antigen CD72 isoform X2, whose translation MAEAITYADLRFVKAPLKKSISSRLGQDPEADEDEELTYENVQVPSVSGLQSEQPTASWSSVASPAAGKILTGRASCTQYVFLGLLLTCLLLGVAAICLGVRYLQVSQQLQQMNSVLKTTNSSLRQQLHLTITQLGEREEDMLGSRRELALSQEALQEEQRVHQATQEQLQACQSDREKTKQALQSEEVQRTILEQRLSRMQDTMKPLFTCTASDTCCPSGWILNEKSCFYISLTARTWDESQNHCKSLSSDLATFSGYYYSINHPTSIRKILMEISSPGSLWVKSWQHADSKRSYGSYGQGSRCSKVQTSWPMLRQEDCTSRLPCICEMAVFRNPDGEYSLP comes from the exons ATGGCTGAGGCCATCACCTATGCAGACCTGCGGTTTGTGAAGGCTCCCCTGAAGAAGAGCATCTCCAGCCGGTTAGGACAGG acCCAGAGGCTGATGAAGATGAGGAACTCACCTACGAGAATGTACAAGTGCCTTCAGTCTCAG GGCTCCAGTCGGAGCAGCCAACTGCGTCCTGGAGCTCCGTGGCGTCACCAGCTGCCGGGAAGATTCTCACCG GCCGCGCATCCTGCACGCAGTACGTCTTTCTTGGCCTGCTCCTCACCTGCCTGCTGTTAGGGGTGGCCGCCATCTGCCTGGGAGTGCGCT ATCTGCAGGTGTCTCAGCAGCTTCAGCAGATGAACAGTGTTCTGAAAACCACTAACAGCAGCCTGAGGCAGCAGCTCCACCTAACGATAACCCAgctgggggaaagggaagaggataTGCTGGGGTCCAGGAGGGAACTGGCCCTGAGTCAGGAAGCACtacaggaggaacagagagttCACCAAGCCACCCAAGAGCAGTTACAGGCCTGCCAGTCTGACAGGGAGAAGACAAAGCAGGCCTTGCAAAGTGAGGAGGTGCAGAGGACGATCTTGGAGCAGAGGCTGAGCAGGATGCAGGACACAATGAAGCCCTTGTTCACATGCACCGCGTCAG ATACCTGCTGTCCCTCAGGATGGATACTGAACGAGAAGAGTTGCTTTTACATCTCACTCACTGCGAGAACCTGGGATGAGAGCCAAAACCACTGTAAATCTTTGTCCTCTGACCTGGCCACATTCAGTGGCTATTATTATTCA ATTAATCATCCCACCAGCATAAGGAAGATATTGATGGAAATTAGTTCACCTGGTTCACTTTGGGTTAAGTCATGGCAGCATGCTGATAGTAAAAGATCTTATGG GTCTTATGGTCAAGGCTCAAGATGTTCCAAGGTACAAACCAGTTGGCCAATGCTGCGGCAGGAGGACTGCACTTCTCGTCTTCCCTGCATCTGTGAGATGGCAGTTTTCAGGAATCCAGATGGGGAGTACTCTTTGCCCTGA